The genomic window GCGTGCGAAGAAGTGAGTGGAATCAGGGATATGCTAAAGAAATGCTGCGAGTAGCATTAGATTATTGCCGTACGATTGAGCTGAAAAAAGTGCTTGTTACCTGCGTTAAAACCAATCCGGCTTCTGCAAAAGTCATTCAGTTTAATGGCGGCAAATTGGAGAATGAGCTTGTGGATGAAACAGATGGAGAAACGGTTCAACGATATTGGATTACGTTGTAAGAATAACGAGGTTGTGACAAACGCGCTCAGCTTCAAGCAATAAAGCGGACCATCTAAAAATATGAGTAAATATTTTTAGATGGTCCGCTTTTTTCTCAGAACTTAGCATGTCTGGCACAATTTCTTTTCCACATGTGTATAACTTATTTTAACCATTGTTCGACTTTTTCGTAATCTGAGCCAATATCAGCGAGAGAATGGCTGTCAGAACCATAGATTAAAGGAATCCCTAAATGACGGGATTTTTCTAAAATCCAAGGCTGTGGATAACTCTGTGCATAACCTTTTTTTCGGAAGCCGGCAGTGTTTAAATCAAGCTGATAGTTTCGTTCTTTCACTTGCTGTAATAACTCATCAATCAGAGCCACCGTTTTTGGCGAATAATCTGTGGGTTCTTCAAAAAATCGTTCGAATTTCTGACACAGAGAAATGTGCCCCAAGCGTGTCGGCTTCCAGCGACCAAGGTCAGCGTTTAAAGACTGTAAAACCCTTTGATAGTATAGGTTTTGAGCGTTTTGAAACGAACCTGAGGGCACGGTGATTCCATCTCGATATTCCTCAAAAGAATAGTCGATTCCTCGTAGGCCATCTTGCCCCGGAAGAAAGTGAACAGATAGAACACCATCGTCGGTTAGAGGACCATATTCATTCAGAAAATCGGTTGTCCAACCTTCAAATTCAGGGAAGTAATCAACCTCAAAGCCAATGTGGATAACTATATCCGAAGCATATTTTTTTCGTAGAATAGTCATTCGTTTGAAATAGTTATCCACATCGTTTAACGCCATAGAAGCAGTTGTCCACATGTCCAGATCCCCAGCCGCGATATCCTTGATTGCAGGGGGTAACGGTGCATGCTCGGTGATGCTATATTCGTTGAATCCTAACTGAATCGCTTTTTGAATGAGAAGCTCTGTGTCTTCCACGGTCCCGTGTGGACAATATTCAGTATGTGTATGTCCATCATATTTCATAGAATAGCCTCTTTTCTACTGTCGATACTGACCGTCACCATAGACAATGTATTTTGTCGAGGTCAGCTCAGCTAAGCCCATGGGCCCTCTGGCATGTAGTTTTTGTGTACTGATACCGATTTCTGCACCAAAGCCAAAGACGAAACCGTCTGTAAAGCGTGTCGAAGCATTGGCATAGACGGCAGCTGCATCTACTTGTTGCAAAAATTGCTGCGTCGCAAAATAATTATCGCTGATGATGCTTTCAGAGTGCTTGGTATTATATGTGTTAATGTGAGTAATGGCTTCATCTAAGGAATCCACGACTTTAACAGCCAATATATAATCCAGAAATTCAGTTTCCCAATCGGATTCAACCGCAGGAATTGCATCTTGGAAAATGGCTAAAGCTTGTTCGTCTGCTCGTAATTCGACGTTGTACTCCTTTAATGCCTGTTCAATCACTGGTAAAAATTCTTCTGCAACATCTCTGTGGATAAGTAAGGTTTCAGCGGAGTTGCAGACGGAGGGACGCTGACATTTTGCGTTGACAATAATATCTGTTGCCATTTTCAGTTGCGCATCCTTATCGATGTAAACATGACAGTTCCCTGTTCCAGTTTCGATTACCGGAACCGTTGCTGTGTTTAAGACTGTTTTGATCAGATTCGCACCTCCACGGGGAATCAATACATCCAGGTAACCATTCAAAGTCATCAGCTTTTGTGCCGTTTCTCTGGAGGTGTCATTAACAAATTGGATGGCAAATGGAGAGTGGCCTTTTTCTTCCAACGCTTTTTGTAAGACAGAAACGAGTACCTGATTGGAATGAAAGGCCTCTTTTCCACCTCTCAAAATCACTGCGTTCCCAGATTTGAAGCAAAGACTGGCAGCATCTGTTGTTACGTTTGGTCGAGATTCATAGATGATCCCAATTACTCCTAATGGAACACGTTGCTTCCCAATCATCAATCCATCTTCGTTTTTCCACATTTTTTCGACTTCACCGATTGGATCATCCAATGCCGCTACTTGCCGAATGCCGTCAGCCATGGCAAGTATACGCTCCTCTGTCAGACGCAAGCGATCGAGCATGGTTTCTGAAATGCCGTGGTCAGAAGCGGCAGCCAGGTCTTTTTGGTTGGCTTTCAGAATTTCCACAGTATGCGCTTCAAGCTGTTCAGCCATATAGACCAGCAGTCCATTCTTTGTTTTTGTATCCATCAATCCAAGGGTGAATGAGGCGGCTTTTGCCTGTTTCCCCAGCTGTATTAAATCAGTCATGTTTCTTGCTCCTTTCATGCTATAAAAATTAATCAAACTTTTTTTGTTTGATAGGTGACAAAGTAGTCGATTTCTAGGTCAATGGCCCCTCGATAAAGAGGGTACCGATCGTTTTCCCTGCCAGAATATCAAAAATGATCTGGGGCTCTTTGCCATTCGCCAATACCATCATACTGTTGTGTGCCAACACGCGCTCAGCAGCTCTCAATTTACTATACATACCACCTGTGCCAAAGCGACTGCCCTTTCCACCAGCTTGCTGTAAAAGAGTTTCGTCGATCTGATGAATCTCCGAATATAAAGCAGCCTCTTTATTGGTGATCGGATTATCCGAAAAGAAGCCATCTATATCAGAGAGCATAACCAACGCGTCTGCATTGATCAGTTGAGTAACGATTGCTGACAGCTGATCGTTATCGCCAAATTTTGTCAGGTGATCCAGTTCGTCAATTGCGACTGTATCATTTTCATTGATGATGGGAATGATTCCCATCTGCAGCAGCTGTTCCATCGTATTGACAACATTTCGGCGACTTTCAGGAAACTCAATGACATCTCTGGTTAACAGCAGCTGACCAATCTGTTGGCTATAGACTGAAAAACGCTGATTGTAGATGTTCATCAATTCAGTCTGACCAACAGCAGCAACGGCCTGCTGTTCGGGGATGGTCGGGGGTCGCTGATCCAGATTCAGCTTGTTTAAGCCGACGCCAATGGCTCCGGATGAGACAAGAATGATTTCTTTTCCTTGATTTTTTAGATCAGTCAAAGTAAATGCCAGCTGATCGATTGCCTTCAGGTTGATGTTGCCATTTGGGTAAATCAATGTACTGGTACCAACCTTAATGACGATCCGTGTTGCTTTTTCTAACTGTTTCCGCATAATATCCCTCCGCTTGTTCCCTGATAAATAAACCTGTAACAGAAGTGAGTTTCCGTCCATGTTGCAGTTGAAATGCCCAGTCGAAAGAGTTGGCAATGTCTAGCTACTCATTCATAGGGGTCAGAACAGAAGCTTCTTGAAACAACTACTTGTCTTTCAATCTTACTTCGTGGGTTACTTATTTTTTAGGTTCTAAGAAAGCCGGGACTATGGATTGACATAGTTCCCAGCTCTCTGGATTGTTCTTCTATTTTACTTCTTTATTGTGAGTTTGTCTCTAAATCGTGTAAAAATAATCCACTGAGAAGTTTTGGTTCAAACCAGGTTGATTTTGGCGGCATGATTTTTCCAGCATCTGCTACATTTAGTAGATCATCCATGGTTGTTGGATAAACCGCAAAAGCTGCCGTCCATTGTCCGCTGTTGACTAGTTTTTCCAGTTCAGCCATGCCACGGATTCCACCAACAAAATCAATGCGCTTATCAGTTCGAACATCCTGAATGTCGAAGATTTCAGCAAACACATGGTTTTGTAAAAGCGAAACATCCAAGCCAGCTACAGGATCATCTGACAGCATATGTTCTTTAGCTGTCAGTGTGTACCATTTGCTATTTAGATACAATCCAAAGCTTTTCGGCTGTGTCGGCTTTCCTTTGTTTGTTTCAACAAATGTGAAGTTCTCTTCCAGCTGTTCAAAGAAATCATCTGGAATCGGAACATTCACAACGCGATTATAATCAAGGATTTCCAGCTCTTCTTTTGGAAAGATGACAGAAAGGAAAAAGTTGACCTCTTCTGTATCACCAATTGTAGGATGAGCTGCCTTGAATTTCTGACCAACTTTTACAGCTGATTCTGTTCGATGGTGACCGTCAGCAATATAAAGGGCTGGAACCTCGGAATCAAAGGTTTTTACTAATTTTTGAATCAATGCCTCATCATCAATGACCCATACTTTATGAGCCACTTCGTGGAAGCTGACAAAATCATACACCGGCGCATGCTCTTGTTTCCAAGTGTCCATGATTTGCTGGATATCGCTTTGCGCGCGATAGGTCAGGAAAATCGGGCTGGTATTGGCATCACAGGCTTCAATGTGCCGAATTCGATCCACTTCTTTTTCCGGTCGTGTGAATTCATGCTTTTTGATTTTACCATCTGTATAGTTTTCAATTGAGGTACACGTTACAAGGCCCGTTTGCGCTCGGCCGTTCATCGTCAGCTCATAAAGATAAAGTGCCGGCGCTCCCTCTTGGATCAGCCATTGCTTTTGTAGAAAATCTTTCAGATTTTCTGCTGCTTGTGCGTACACCTGATCGTCGTAAGGCGATAAGCTTTCCGCCAAGTCGATTTCCGCTTTATCTATATGAAGATACGAGTAAGGATTGTTTTTTCCAAGCTCCCGTGCTTCTGCAGAGTTCAGCACGTCATAAGGTAATGTTGCGATCTTCTCACTCAGCGTATCTGTCGGTCGGATAGCCTTAAATGGATGAATCTGAACCATTAATAGCTCACCGCCTCGTTGTTTTTGATTGTACGTACTTTAATGATATTCTCAGATTGTTGGATTTTTTCCGCAACATCCGCAATTTTTTGTTCATCTGTTTCAGCAATATCAACTAATGTATAGGCATAGTCATCACGACTTCTGTTGATCATGGTATCGATATTGATGCCTAAGTCAGCGATGCCTGTAGAAATTTGTCCTAGCATGTTTGGTACATTTTTATGAATGATCGTGAAGCGATGTGGCGAATTAAAAGCCATTTCTACTGTTGGAAAATTGACAGAGCGCTTGATATTTCCTGTTTCCAAGAATTTTTTCAAGGTGCGAGCTGCCATTTTTGCACAGTTGATCTCTGCTTCTTCCGTAGAAGCCCCTAAGTGCGGTAGTACCATGATCTTTTCGTTGTGCAGTAAGCGCTCATCGGCGAAATCTGTAACAAAGTTGCCGATTGCCCCCTGATTGACCGCTTCGACGACCGCATCTGTATCGACTAATTCGCCTCGTGCGAAATTCAACAATACAGCTGTTTCTTTCATTTTTGCCAACTCGTCTTTTCCAATCAGATGGTGGGTATTTTCTGTCAGTGGTACATGAACAGTGATGAAGTCACAATTGGTAAAGATTTCATCCATACTTTGCGCTCGTTTTACCCGACGAGAGATACTCCAGGCCGTATCAACTGAAACAAATGGATCATACCCGGTGACGTCCATACCCAGGCGGTAGGCATCATTGGCGACCATGGCTCCGATCGCACCTAGTCCGATGACGCCCAGACGCTTGCCTTCCAACTCAGTGCCGGCGAATTGTTTCTTTTCCGCCTCTGCTTGACTTTCGATATCAGGACCGGACAAGGTTTGTACCCAATTTGCGCCTTTTAGAACAGGACGAACAGAAAGCAGGAGGCAAGCGACAACGAGTTCTTTTACTGCGTTGGCATTCGCACCTGGTGTGTTGAAAACAACAATGCCATTTTCTGTACACTTCTGCACAGGGATATTATTCGTTCCGGCACCGGCTCGTGCAACACCGAGAACAGAAGATGGAAAATCATACGAATGAAGTTTTTCACTACGTAAGACAATACCAGCTGGTGTTTCTGTTTGATCGACAGAGAATTCCGGCGTATTGAATCGTGCGAGACCTTCAGGAGCAATAGCGTTGAATGTTTTGATATCGAACATATTAGTTGTTTCCTCCATTTTCTGCTTCAAATTTTTTCATAAATGTAACAAGAGCTTCGACGCCTTCTTTAGGAAAGGCGTTGTATAGGCTAGCACGCATACCACCAACAGAACGGTGGCCTTTTAGATTCTCAAAGCCTTCACTAAGTGCTTCTTGATTGAATTTTTTATCCAATTCCTCACTTCCGGTCACAAAAGGAATATTGTTGATTGAACGGAATTTAGGATCTACAGGCGAAGAGAACAATGCCGATTGCTCGATCTCATCATATAGAAGTTGCGCTTTTTCTGTATTCAATTTTTCCATTTGAGTAACGCCGCCCAGTTCCTTGATCCATTCGAAAACCAGCTTCGCCATGTAAATCGCAAAGGTTGGCGGTGTATTATATAAAGAATCATTTTTCGCTTGAATATCGTAATCTAGCATAGCACTTAAAACATCTGTTTGGCCGATCAAATCGTCACGAACGATGACAACCGTTAGTCCTGCCGGTCCGATATTTTTTTGTGCCCCGGCATAAATGAGACCGAAATCAGCGACATTGTAATTAACAGATAAAATATTGGAAGACATGTCTGCTACCAGAGGGACATCTCCTGTGTCTGGTAGATCAAATATAGTCGTTCCTTCTATTGTGTTGTTTGTTGTGATATGGACATAGGCTGCATCCTGTGGAATAGCCTCTTTTTTAATTTCAGGGATATACGTGAAATTCTTGTCTTCACTTGAAGCAATTACTTCTACTTCGACATTATCGATTTTTTTCGCTTCGCTAATTGCTTTTTTAGACCATGAACCTGTATTTACATAAAGGGCTTTTTTATTTTGAGCCAGGTTCAGTGGAATCATCGTGAATTGAAGACTTGCACCGCCTTGAAGAAATAGCACCTTGTAGTTATCAGGAATAGTCATCAATTCTCTCAACAGGGATTCAGCTTGTTGGATAATTGTTTCAAATAAGGAGGAACGATGGCTCAACTCCATTACGGACATACCGCTGTTTTGGTAATTCACTAATTCCGACTGAGCTTTCTCCAAAACACTTTTTGGTAAGATGGCCGGGCCTGCAGAAAAATTGTACACTGTTTTCATACGTTACTCTCCTTTAATTTCATGATTTCTACATTTGGAAGGTTCGATACCTTCTATGCTTTTAATCAAGCAATAGTAAATGTGAAGACCATTATAACAGAAAGACAACATTAAAAAAAGATTAAAAAAGAGATGTATGCGTTATTTTGGAATATTCTGAAAAATGTTTTATAAATAGTTCTTTGTGTTTGCTATTATTTTCTTTTGAGAGAGTTAATAAAATTGAAAGTTTGAATGTATATCTTTTTTAAGGGAAAATGAAAAAAATTCTAATAAATGAATCCGTTTTCGTTATCTCTGTCTTACGTTGTTGCAATCTGGAAAGGGAGTCGGTATTATTGAAGCATAAGGAGAAAGAAGTGTTTCTTTATGAAATTT from Enterococcus sp. 9E7_DIV0242 includes these protein-coding regions:
- the hisJ gene encoding histidinol-phosphatase HisJ is translated as MKYDGHTHTEYCPHGTVEDTELLIQKAIQLGFNEYSITEHAPLPPAIKDIAAGDLDMWTTASMALNDVDNYFKRMTILRKKYASDIVIHIGFEVDYFPEFEGWTTDFLNEYGPLTDDGVLSVHFLPGQDGLRGIDYSFEEYRDGITVPSGSFQNAQNLYYQRVLQSLNADLGRWKPTRLGHISLCQKFERFFEEPTDYSPKTVALIDELLQQVKERNYQLDLNTAGFRKKGYAQSYPQPWILEKSRHLGIPLIYGSDSHSLADIGSDYEKVEQWLK
- the serC gene encoding 3-phosphoserine/phosphohydroxythreonine transaminase: MKTVYNFSAGPAILPKSVLEKAQSELVNYQNSGMSVMELSHRSSLFETIIQQAESLLRELMTIPDNYKVLFLQGGASLQFTMIPLNLAQNKKALYVNTGSWSKKAISEAKKIDNVEVEVIASSEDKNFTYIPEIKKEAIPQDAAYVHITTNNTIEGTTIFDLPDTGDVPLVADMSSNILSVNYNVADFGLIYAGAQKNIGPAGLTVVIVRDDLIGQTDVLSAMLDYDIQAKNDSLYNTPPTFAIYMAKLVFEWIKELGGVTQMEKLNTEKAQLLYDEIEQSALFSSPVDPKFRSINNIPFVTGSEELDKKFNQEALSEGFENLKGHRSVGGMRASLYNAFPKEGVEALVTFMKKFEAENGGNN
- a CDS encoding phosphoglycerate dehydrogenase — protein: MFDIKTFNAIAPEGLARFNTPEFSVDQTETPAGIVLRSEKLHSYDFPSSVLGVARAGAGTNNIPVQKCTENGIVVFNTPGANANAVKELVVACLLLSVRPVLKGANWVQTLSGPDIESQAEAEKKQFAGTELEGKRLGVIGLGAIGAMVANDAYRLGMDVTGYDPFVSVDTAWSISRRVKRAQSMDEIFTNCDFITVHVPLTENTHHLIGKDELAKMKETAVLLNFARGELVDTDAVVEAVNQGAIGNFVTDFADERLLHNEKIMVLPHLGASTEEAEINCAKMAARTLKKFLETGNIKRSVNFPTVEMAFNSPHRFTIIHKNVPNMLGQISTGIADLGINIDTMINRSRDDYAYTLVDIAETDEQKIADVAEKIQQSENIIKVRTIKNNEAVSY
- the proB gene encoding glutamate 5-kinase; this translates as MRKQLEKATRIVIKVGTSTLIYPNGNINLKAIDQLAFTLTDLKNQGKEIILVSSGAIGVGLNKLNLDQRPPTIPEQQAVAAVGQTELMNIYNQRFSVYSQQIGQLLLTRDVIEFPESRRNVVNTMEQLLQMGIIPIINENDTVAIDELDHLTKFGDNDQLSAIVTQLINADALVMLSDIDGFFSDNPITNKEAALYSEIHQIDETLLQQAGGKGSRFGTGGMYSKLRAAERVLAHNSMMVLANGKEPQIIFDILAGKTIGTLFIEGPLT
- a CDS encoding glutamate-5-semialdehyde dehydrogenase → MTDLIQLGKQAKAASFTLGLMDTKTKNGLLVYMAEQLEAHTVEILKANQKDLAAASDHGISETMLDRLRLTEERILAMADGIRQVAALDDPIGEVEKMWKNEDGLMIGKQRVPLGVIGIIYESRPNVTTDAASLCFKSGNAVILRGGKEAFHSNQVLVSVLQKALEEKGHSPFAIQFVNDTSRETAQKLMTLNGYLDVLIPRGGANLIKTVLNTATVPVIETGTGNCHVYIDKDAQLKMATDIIVNAKCQRPSVCNSAETLLIHRDVAEEFLPVIEQALKEYNVELRADEQALAIFQDAIPAVESDWETEFLDYILAVKVVDSLDEAITHINTYNTKHSESIISDNYFATQQFLQQVDAAAVYANASTRFTDGFVFGFGAEIGISTQKLHARGPMGLAELTSTKYIVYGDGQYRQ
- a CDS encoding DUF1015 domain-containing protein yields the protein MVQIHPFKAIRPTDTLSEKIATLPYDVLNSAEARELGKNNPYSYLHIDKAEIDLAESLSPYDDQVYAQAAENLKDFLQKQWLIQEGAPALYLYELTMNGRAQTGLVTCTSIENYTDGKIKKHEFTRPEKEVDRIRHIEACDANTSPIFLTYRAQSDIQQIMDTWKQEHAPVYDFVSFHEVAHKVWVIDDEALIQKLVKTFDSEVPALYIADGHHRTESAVKVGQKFKAAHPTIGDTEEVNFFLSVIFPKEELEILDYNRVVNVPIPDDFFEQLEENFTFVETNKGKPTQPKSFGLYLNSKWYTLTAKEHMLSDDPVAGLDVSLLQNHVFAEIFDIQDVRTDKRIDFVGGIRGMAELEKLVNSGQWTAAFAVYPTTMDDLLNVADAGKIMPPKSTWFEPKLLSGLFLHDLETNSQ